Within Zootoca vivipara chromosome 17, rZooViv1.1, whole genome shotgun sequence, the genomic segment TATTGGGCGGttgggaccaggttgacaacccctgtttTAGACTGACCAGTGGAATACAACATATGAACATatgaaaagtcctgctggatcaggtcaaactGCATTCAAAATCACCGTGCAGTCACAGTTTTGTTTAGGTGGTCCTGGGCTAGTGTCTCTTGAACTTGGTCTGTCAAATGGAGATACTGGATTATCTgtttcattataaaaaaaattgcagagatggatcacatccacactatacatttagagtacatggctctccccaaagaaatgagggggaggaagaggttggactagatgaccaattGAATTGCAAGGAGTGGAACTAGATGACTgtcagggtcccctccaactccacaattctgtgattctaagaatCCAGGGAAGTGGAGTTGGTTAAGGgcgctgggaactgtagatccCTGACAGGGTAAattagttcccaggattctttgcactGGGTATTTTGAATGCATCGTGTGCGCACAGCACAGGTAGACAGACGTACAGGCAGGTGGCTGCATTGTAAGGGGTCTGCAAGCCTTAGAAGGGGCTTATGGGGGTTGCACAAATGGAAAGGGGTCCTGCAAGGGATTCGGGGACCACGgactgggtgggtgagcaggggcAAGGAGCAGCACGCGCACCTGTGAGGCTACCTGCGGGAAGGAGGTCTATTCCAGCAGCGACGTGGAAGCACAATGGGGGCGGGGAGACCATGTGGGGTTGGAGGGCGGGAATAAGGCGACTGTGGGAAGGCAGCGGGGGCTGAAGGGAAGCCCCGGAAGTTAAAGTGTAATTCAGGAGGAATGAAGAGTTGGTGGTCTTCGGTGGGAAGGGAGGGCACCCATTCTGAAAAcagccctcttccccaccccgcaTAGCCGCCACCCCACAAGTGAGCCTCGCTCTCACCTCcccgcagctgccgccgccatcTTGGATCCCGCTTGACTGGCCCCTCCCGCAGAGGGTTatcggcccctccccctccccaccgagGCTTCTTATTGGATCCCGCGGTATGAGCCAGCCTCTTCGCTTTTCGAATCGGCCGGCCGGCCGCTCCGCCGCGGATCCCTCCCACTCGCTCTTGCATTATTCATTACCCTGTTAACCTTTCAGGTGCCGCAAGACCCCTTTGGAGTTTTATTTGACAGACTGTACAAGttcactgtagtgatgtatggaagtgagaggtggaccataaagaaggctgatcgccgaagaattgatgcttttgaattatggtgctggaggagactcttgagagtcccatggactacaagaagatcaaacctatccattctgaaggaaatcagccctgagtgctcactggaaggacagatcctgaagctgaggctccaatactttggccacctcatgagaagaaaagactccatggaaaggaccctgatgttgggaaagattgagggcactaggagaaggggacgacagaggacgagatggttggacagtgttctcaaagctaccaacatgagtctgaccaaactgcaggaggcagtggaagacaggagtgcctggcgtgctctggtccatggggtcatgaagagtcggacacgactaaacgactaaacaataacaagtAGTTCACGGGGAGTTACTCCTGGGGATTGAGGGGGCTCCATTCTATTGATATGTCAACTATGCGCCAGCACTTGGGCTGGTGGCAATCAATCCACATAAGCAGCTCCCAGTTTGGTAAAAAGTTGCTACACTCCCTCCCTTTCTAAAGGATAGTAAATTACAGATTAcagatttcctttctttttgatcCAGAACTCCTCCTTCCAATAGCCCAGAAACCTattgttccccaccaccactaaaaacacacaaaaagcaaggAAGAAATTAGAAGCCAGGAGACAGAACTGGTTTTCTGCTATTTTATTGGGACAATATTTCAGCCCTGGAACATCTGCCCCAAATCCAATTGTACCCCAAAATTAGGCTTGGAAACAAAGCCTTCTAGATTGGTGCCAAATGCAGACTGTTTTCCAGCCTAGTTATTGCACTGGAGGATAAGAGATCTTTGAGCAGAAAATGTCCCTCCTCAGCTGCAGTCTTCATTaagtgcacacacaccccaaaatgctTTACCCTCAACAAACCCCATAGcttggggggggagtgagagaagAAGAGTGTCAGTcagtcaagtttattgcttatagccaaaggctgctgcaatagAAGAGTGAAAGTCTGCATGTGTGCACAGTATCCATGTTATGCATTTCAGCTatagccccacccacttttggttTGACACCCCATCAACATGCAATCCTCAGACAGAAAAAAAATgtccctcaactcccatcagcccccatctAGATGCCAAAGgctaggggatgatgggagttgtagttcagcaatatctggagaggcaAAGGAACTAGACAGTTGCAGCCTGTTCAGCAAACCTCTCAAGACTATGTGTGTATTTAAAGGAAATCTAGCCACATCAAGTCCATGGGGCTGAAGAGCTTCAAAGCTCAATGCTTATGACTTTCCTGGTTTTGCAGCCATAACCCCAGAGTTCTGCCAGCAggcaatgaaagagagagaggagactgagatttAAGACTGTAAAGGAAGATCTGAGCTCCCCGGTTCTGCTGCAGGCTCCACTTCTGCCATCTCTACATCTGGGCCAGCTGTTTTctccccattcttcttcttcttctgccgctTGCCACTCTGGGCATTTTTATTTGGACCTGCAGAAAGGTCAACTGCgataaggagagagaaaaggaacttTAAaaacagtagctcagtggtacagcaactgccattaaagcaatttaaaaacacaaaccccAGTTTCTAAAAGCTGTAATTTCTAAAAACAATATCAATAAACAGACAATCAATTTTCATACATGACTGTAACACCTATCAAGGGAAGCCTCCTTGAACAAAACATGTCTTCAATGGGTACCCCAAAAAATGACATCAAGTGCCCACCTGATTTCAGCCAATCATTTCTATCCAGAGGGCTGGAGCTACAACACCAAAAGCTAAGTGCACCTGTGAGAACAATGTACTCCTCTGAGCAGTCCCCCATTTGAGCAGCAAAATTGCCTGCTCTCTGGATCAACAAAGGTAGGAGTGGAGGAACGGTGGCCTTCTAGTTATTACTGGACTGCCACTCCAATCACCCATGACTGTTGGCCAtacttgttggggctgatggggattggAGCCCCATTCCTATTTTACACCTCTGTCAGTGCCTTTCATATGTAAACCCAGATTGGCTGGGACATGTGTCAAGGACTGGGGTGCAAAGTCTGTGGCACTCTGGACATCACTAGtctccaactctcatcacccctaaTGTTTTGGGCCATGATATctagaactgatgggagttggggggagGGCGCGGCGGCAATGAGATCCCTGTTAAAAAGAGGCTTCATATATTCATAACTAATCAGGCTGTAGCAGAGAACCAATTTTACACATCCCACAAAACCAAATACTGACTAAAGCTCTTCTTTGACAGCACCACTTCAGAGTGAAAGTGGGGCTCCCATCTGCCTTACCCTCACCCCCtggaaataaaacataataattccTGCATGCAGAAAACCAGCATGCCCAGAAAGTGGACTCGGCTTAACCTTTTTCTACTACACAGGGACAGGGTCATTCAAATATGCAAGCACCCCTTCCAGAACCTAAAGTGGCAAAATCCAAGAAAAGTCCCACCCATGACATCTGCTGAATGCATAAAATGGTCCATGGCCCCTAAGCGTTTCAGTATTTAAAATACTGATTTAAGGCTTCCCTGCTTAAGGGACcagggtagggggtgggggaggactgatGAACTGGCCCTAAAAATGCTTACCCTGCATTTCTGTCTTCTCCTTTGTGGAATGGCGAATTTGCTTCAgcagtttccttttctttttcccagAGAGGGTAATGTTCGCTCGGGAGCTAGAACTGGAGGAGGAAATGGCAGGGAGCTGATGATGCGCAAAGAGGAGAAGTTTGGGTTTTTGAACCACGCATTGCTGGattgcaatgtgctttaaaatgcacGGCATGGATGTGACCCCCAGCAAAATCCACTTTTCTTGCAAGTATGACAGAAAAAAAGCCAAGCAATCCAGCTCACACTCTTCCTACTTCTCTAGATTCTATTCCCCATGCCCATCTCAAGGCTGGGAGCAGTACTGGGCCACTGCCTTCCTACAAATTATCCTAGTGACCACACTCTGATTTCTTCCTTGGTTTCTCAGTGGGTGAACTCTCCCAGAGCTTCCAAAGCTAAGCATAACTCACCTACGTTTCTTTAGGTGATGAATGGTGATGAGCCCCTCATCCACCACAGCACCTACAATCCggtgcttcttcctcttctgcttgCTAAGGACACGGCGCCTTTTGAAAAGGTTTTTCTGTAGCTCCTAAAATAGAGAGAAGCCACTTTGAGACACACAAGTCACCATCTCAACAACATCCTAGTAGCcacttaccctccatgaatttgcctgatcTTTAGTTGGCGGTCCAATTTTAGGTGCaagctgtttctgttttaaattgtttttaatgtatttagtcctACAAGCAGGGTGTTTTTTCTTACCAGAGAAGCATTCAAGAATAGGACATCCACACCAACCTATGACCACAATTCAATGTTGGATCCACACATGGCAGCAGAACAAAAGGGGAGAATTCCAATGCAGTATAATAGTTTATACTACAATACTGTACTTGAGACTGACGGTTGAGGGTATTTTTAAAAGCTCAGCTTCAACAagtaaaagcaggcatccccaaacttcggccctccagatgttttggactacagttcccatcttccccgaccactggtcctgttagctagggatcatgggagttgtaggccaaaacatctgtagggcagcattttggggatgcctgagtaaaAGGCTAGCACACAAGGAAGAAGGGTGACCTTCCCTGTGCATTAGTTTTCAAAAGGCAGGAAATCTGAAACTAGGCAAGCTTTCAAAAAAGACATCACCCATCAAATGCAGCTCATTCTACCACCTTACAACTCTTCCCATTTCATatgctgcttttttaaagggagggcctggaagaccagggttcaaacccctactcagccatgaaacttaaTGGGCGGCCTGGGGTCagtcagtctctcagcctaacctaccccacagggtggttgtgaggaagGGAATCAGTATGGTACCTTAAGCTCTTTggagtaaaagaaaaaagagggatacaaatgtgataaacaaacaaaccacagataggggagcctgtggctctccaaacccctgctgaactataactcccataatcgCCAATCGCTAGCCATACTAGCTGGTGCTGAAGGGAGGTGGCGCCCAACAACATCGCAGAGGCCGCGGGCTCCCCATCCCTCCTCTAGGGCGGCTAATGCTAGACATTATTAGCCGCATTGGGaaaaacatcaaaaataagaGCCATGAAACGGAACAAAACAAAAGCCCGGAACAAGAtgcgggaggggagagaaaaactcAATTACCGTCCGGGGCCGGTTGATTTTTCCAGTGGCTCCCATGCTTCGCCCACGTGACGTCTTTCTCGCCTACTTCCTTATACTGCGTAGTTTAATTTCCGGGTAGGAGACGCACAGCAAGAACCTCCGCGATGGCTAGAAGGACCGTCCCCTCATCAAGGCCACGCCCCTGATTCGTTGAAACGGCCAATCAAGGGTAGGAGTTGTCGATCGGCTCCTCACTATTCCCTCCCCGtactgatatattttttaaaaaatgaccacgAGGTGGCGCCTAAGAGCTCCGGCCTGAAATATAAATTGAGGAGGCGGAGGagtcctctttcttttctgcaaGGGAGGTGAGTAGCAAGGAGGGTGGGATACTGCGTGGGTTTCGTTGGCCTCCAGAGTCTGGTGATCAAATGGGAACCGCAGGGGCCTTTCGGTCGGTTTTGTGCAGGTGGCCTGATCCTGTTTGCCTTGTGGGCTGGGGGAACCTATATAGGGCTGTTATAAGAGTTAAAAGGGGTCCTGGAGAAGGACCCCTTTTAACTCTTATAACAGGGCAGATGCAGGGGAGCCACGTGGCGATTGTGGAGGCCTGTGCGCCTTAACGCGCCTCCATGTTTTCCATCCTCGCTTCCCCCGCGCTGCCTCTCGTGTCTCCTGCTTGCTCCTCGGCTCGTCCTGCGCGCCATAGCAGGGATCATAAGCCCCGCCGGAATTCAGCCATCGAGCCGCcttgtctcctcctcctgggtAAACAAGCACCGGGAAAAGTTATTTAATGAGCAGTTCGGGGCTCCGCCGGTGGatctctttaataataataataatatattatttgtaccccgcccattcggctgggtttccccagtcactctgggcggcttcaaacaaagattaaaatacattaaaatgtcacacattaaaaacttacctaaacagggctgccttcggatgttttctaaatgtcggGTAGTTTTTTCTCTTtggtatctgatgggagggcattccacagggtgggcggtTCCACTCTGTGAGCCGTCTTGGGGTGAGCGCGAATGCGATTAACTTGCCGAGCGCGCCGTTCTTCAAGGACAGTGTTTATCATACCCCATGACCCCTAAACGCAAGCTAGCTGCCTGCAGGTCACCTGGAGGGCAGCGTAAGAAGCAGCGATCTGTTCCAACGCTGTAGAAGAAAGTGCCCCTGTTGGATTTATTGAGGACTGCCATGTCCGTCTCCAAAGCGGCCCGCGTATACGGCCGCAATGAACCCAGCACCTCTGCCATTAAGGTTTGAGAGAGAAATCCGTCAAGCTGTGGCCTCTGGTGCGGAAGAGGCATTGTAATTGTGGctggaacttcaactcccatcagcaccagcaagcacgactagggattatgggagttgtagttcagcaagatctGGAAAGCCACCTTTTTCTACTTTTTGTTAGGACTGCATCTCCCACCAGGCCCCCGGCCAATATAGTCATAGATGGCAGGAGTTGGGAAGCGGCATTGGTACTTTTGAACTCTTCCTATGGCTTATAAAGAGGAGGTTTTGCTTATTGCTGTGTGTGCTTAAACTGTAGCTGCTACAAAGGTGGTGGGGGTTCACCTCAGTCCAGCTCCTCCTTTTCTTGGCAGGTCCGGGTCTCCCAGTGCCCGGCTCTGTAATGTCTGGAGGTACAGGAATGCCCACCCAGTGTTCTGTCTTCGGTGCCAGCGGTTTTGCCATCTGCTGGTTCTATCCTCAAGCACTGGGACAAAAGGCTTGTTGGGTCAAGTACAAGCTCTATAACTGTCAAGGCTCTAGCACAGCCATCTCCAACATGATGCCCACTCAGATGAGGGATGACTACAACCCCTTCTCAGCCCTGGCCTTTGGCCATCCTGGTTAGAGCCagtggaaattggggggggggctagcaggggtctggtccactgtccctcagaccttgtggtgggctggactatattttgaaaaaaaataatgaacgaattcctacgccccacaaataacccagagatgctttttaaataaaagcacacattctactcatgtaaaaacaccaggcagccaggcaggccccacaaataactctgaggtgcttttttttttttataaaagggacacattctactcatgtaaaaacacgctgattcgcgggccggatttagaaggcgatggggccggatccagcccccgggccttagtttgcctacccatgagctagaGCCTGTAGAGAGGGGCTGTtttgtgggagtggggagagaaacccTTAAGCAtaatttctcctttttcttcacaGGGCTTTTTAAGACTTCTGCAGAGATACGGAACTGGAGGCGCAAGACTATTCAAGCTGCTAAAGGCTACTGTAGAAGAGGGCAATGGTGCCCAAGGGTCTTAAAGGCTGGGTCCCAGAATCTGGAGAGGAGGTTCAGCAGGCCAGGTGCTAGCACGCAGCCCAACTGGGCACTGGCTATAAGCCACAGGAATTAGAAGAGTCCCTAATTCCCTAAGTGGCTTGACCTGCTGTGCCATTTCTCAAGAGCCTGGAAAGGGCAGAGAAGCCCTATGTGCTCATGGTGCCAAAAATACGAGAGGGAAGAGTGGCGTGGCGAAGCTGCTGCCACAGAAAGGCACAGGTTCAGCCTGTTGCGGGGGTGTCCAGTTGCAGGGAGGTTGATATTGGCAGTAGGGGCGGCAGCTAGTCTGCTGAGGGCCCCTGGGAATCGGGGTTCAAATGATGCTGGATATAAATAACAATTGTGTAGCTGGTTTTACCCTGGCATAGGTTTTACAAAGCAGCCAAAATCTTAATTCAAGCATTAATGTTGAAGTCCTTGATTTTTTGTGTGCACGAAATTGGGCTTTGATGGGATGCTCCCACAAGCTAGCACTGTAGATTATAGATTACCTTGTTAGTGTGGTTCGCCTGGCACCCTCGCTGTATTCTTCAGTGGCAGGTATGGCCGCCTTAAAAGTTCACCCAGGACTTGTAATTGTACTAAATTCAACTTCTGCATCTTTTTAGGCTTTCTCTGTTGTAAACTTTTCACTCTAAATTTTTTGCTATCTTACATTGTTGTCTTCCGTGAAATATTTGCTTGATGGGCATGTATGTGTGTTATATATGTTTATAATAAATGTGGCTAAAAACTACCCTCTGGACTCTCAATGTGGCACTATAAacgggatgggaaaccttttccaactctaggGCAATTTCCGTtctgcaaccttccaggggccacaaacCATTGGTGGGGCagggccacaggcaaaagtggtTGGAGCAATTGGTATAAATGTTCAGTTTGTACGGTAGGTTCTTTTCTATGCACACTCCTCTTTGCTCCAGGCAACTAAGGCAttatcagccttcaaggacatgTTCTAGGTCACATGGAAAACTAttggctggcggggggggggggttgcccagtgATGGGGAGGGCAGCCACAATGATCAAGtttttcccaacctttggtctccagctgtttttttttttttggactacaattccaatcatccctgatcTCTGGTGTTGCTAGCtaggagacccaaggttgagaatcTGCTCTAGAACATGTGGACAGCCAATGGAGCTGAATGCTGTAGGTGGTGAAGAAAACTGCTGTACTCGCCTCTCGTTTGGGCCTCAAAAATCTCagtgtttggacagtgttctcgaagctaataacatgagtttgaccaaactacgggaggcagcggaagacaggagtgcctggcgtgctctggtccatggggtcacaaagtcgGAAACTACAAAACAACATCACAATATTGTGGTTTTTGGCAGACACAGCTCTAAGTATGCTGATGGTGTTTTATCAGCAGGCTCTAGAACCAACTCGCTCATTTAGATATCTGGGTGTACTCGCTTGGTcatatggaggcagtgaaagtggTACAGAAAACCATAGGGGCATTGATGCAAAGTTTTGTCAACAGTAAGGGAGAGGGCAGCTGATAAAACCCCTGAAGATATTTGGTAGTAAAGCGCTTACCCAAATGCTCTATGGTGTTGAAAACACTGGTTCGGATTCAAACTCcattaaagttttggaaacagtatATTTCACACACAACAATTAAGACAAGACAATTTGCTACTATGCCTACGTACTGAGTGTGTTCCTGCACTGTGCTATATGGAATTGGACGGTAACAAGTTTGAAAAGTCGCTTTTGTCATCCAAAAGCCGCTTGTCAATATGTTTTAGACTATTACCGTATTTTCTAGAACTGAGCTCTGCTAAGGGAGTGGCTCTTCTGGATAGAGTCCAGAAGGGATGTCCAGATTTTTGCCTTGGTATCCACTCTTGAGAACACAGCATTTTAGAGCTAGTTACCTGACCAAACTCTTACCAGCTTCCTTTAGAAATGTCTTTGAGTTAGGCATCACTTTATAAACACAACTGCAGTCTTTGATGGCCACTGTGTTGTCCTCTACGCAGACAGCCTTGGTATTTGTGGCCAACGTTTGGTGGAAGACATCACTCATCTGTCATATAGAGACCAAAGAGatcactttctgaaacctttgttgaCGCAAGCAAGCAGGTACACCCTGACAGAAATAGTCTAGTTTCTTTTGAGTGAGCGATAGCTTTGCCACACACAGTGGCTCCCTATGCACTGGcttcaaaaaaggaaaggaaatgggggaaaggaatataaataaataaataaataaataaataaataaataatttctaccctgcccatctgactgggtttccccagccactctgggcacctttcaacagaacattaaaaacagaacattaGATAAAAAAGCTATAAATCCATCTGAAAGgctggatttgagtttgttggtgtccTCTCACATCATGGATGTTGGCTAATAAAGGGGATGTaaactactacagtggaacctcggtttacgaacacctcggtttatgaattttcggtttatgaacgccacagacccatctggaacggattaattcactttccattactttcaatgggaaagttcgcttcaatttatgaacacttcagtttatgaacagacttctggaaccaattacacccatgctttgggttaagtacgcttcaggttgagtactccgcggacccgtctggaacagattaatccacttttcatcactttcaatgggaaagtttgcttcacttaatgaacgcttcagtttaagtactccgcggaccatctggaacagattaatccactttccattactttcaattggaaagttcgcttcagtttatgaacatttcagtttatgaacagacttccagaaccaattgtgttcataaacagaggtaccactgtatattattttatTGGTTTGTCATTGCTTAGGTCTAGAACAATAAACTTCTATATAAAAAACCCACCATGCCTTTCCATTGTTTTATGGGCACTCACAAACTACATCCTTCCAACCCTGTCTCAAATATATTtgaaacaaaatgtaaaaaaatccttccagtagcaccttagagaccaactaagtttgataccaataacaaacttagttggtctctaaggtgctattggaaggatttttattttattttatttttactacggcagaccaacacagctacctacctgtaactcaaataTATTTGCTATTTCTTTTAACTGTGCTTGAAGTATAATGAGTTAATTTGGAGGCGGCTATATCTccaatttttaaattaaagaagACAAATATAAATGAAAAGGTGTTCTTGATAATTCGGGACACTTGTGCATTTCAAGCTGAAATCAAAGTTGAGAGGGTAAGAGCAAGTAAATCTGGTAAACTTAAAAGGATCTGGATTTAACGGTAAATTGTTCCTAAGTCTATGTGTCACCAGATAATATTGTCAGCAGTCATTAAGTGCTAGAAATTCCTTTTACAGCTTTTCAAGCTGGAAGCTCTAAAAAGAACAGGAAGCTATCAAAGGGAAAGATTTGGAACCTCTGCCGGCACGCAATGAATAAATGGTTTCACAGTGCCTGCTGGGTAAATGGGTGGGTCTATGCAGATTTTGCACCAATCGCCATCGGAGTAACCAGGCAGACGGCTGAGAAATTGACAAAATCGAAATAATAATCTAGTTTTGAGGTTAAATTGTCCATGAAGAGGTTTCTGAGTTGGAAAACAGGTAGATATGTTGTCAGAGTGTATTTTGTGAAAGTGGAAACGGTGCTGATTCTGATGGGGCAGTGAGAGCTTTGCAGCGTCAAATACCCACCAACACCTCAAAAGCTATCGGAAAAGGTGACCCGCGTAATTTTTGTTGCATTTGTtatcgcttctcggccttttggctaagatcaagtgtagtatctGTTCTTATCAGTTTAATATCTGATATGTCCTCTATTTGAGGACTATATATTAAATGGATTTTTGGAGCTGGGAGATGGAATAGGGGCTTGCTCCGTCCACTCCATGCATCGACCTGGTATTGCAGTACCTCCAGGAACGGTGCACCTCCCTTCGGGGAGAATATTACTGGTGCAAAAACAGAAAAACTTTGTTTCTAATTTTGATTGTGCTTTGTTACATAGTTTATATTATACAAAGCTTTTGAGAAATACAACGCAGGGGCACTTTGCGCTTATTCTGAATGTTTAATTTATACAGTTGTCCAgccaatgtttgcaaaaatacGTATGTTTGGAGAGAAGTGATGAAAATGACAcacaaaagtgcattatattggttacaggtaggtagccgtgttagtctgacgtagtcgaaacaaaataaaaaaaatccttccagcagcaccttaaagaccaactaagttttttattttggtatgagctttcgtgtgcatgcacacttcttcagatacactgaaatagaagccCCCAGacgcaagaccatttgcagtcgtttacagtcgtcaacaactatcagtcaatcacccatttccaccacccttctgagtgatacccctccccaccctttctctatatataagcgtctggggacttctatttcagtgtatctgaagaagtgtgcatgcacacgaaagctcatatctatgacaaacttagttggtctctaaggtgctactggaaggaatatatatatatatatatatatatatatatatatatatatatatatatatatatatgagagtttgcctgcaaaaatttgtacattagtcaaaactgcccTGCATCAGCCTGGGGTTGCAGTGCCTCCAGGAACATTGCCTCCAGGAACATGGCACCTCATCTCTGTGGAAGAATAccgctggtttggggggggggatgaaacaaGTAGCATAATGTTCTGCTTCAGAATGTTCTAGTTCCAAATTCTAACCAGCCAGGCTCTATTTCCAAAATGTTCCAATCACCTCCCCACCCAACCGCTCAGCGTTCCATGGCCATTGACTTTACTTAGTCATCATTGGTTTCccccctaaatatatatatttgttgtacTTTCCAAACAGTCCTGCCTGCTTATATCTCCCGGGAGGGCGTCGTTTTGACTACATAAGGCCTGGCATTTCAATGAACAGGTTAACAAATATGCAGCAGATTTCAGGAATTCCCCACCACTGCCGCTCAATAAATTAGAGATTTAAGAAGGCATCAATTTCCATCCTTACTCCTGCTCCTCACAAGCAGCACTGattcctttctgctgcagtttgcctTCCAACAAGAGTCAAATTATTCCTCTAGCTGTCTGCTGTGGCAGAATTTTACACAATGCATTACAGTATGGTTATGTTATTTTACAATGCTCGTTTCAGTGCAAAGgccattcatttccatgcaaaGGAAATGCCATGCAAATGGGGACATAGGTTCTCATTTGCCCATATAAGGGAATGGccgctgccccaccaacctcaatctgtcctcagccagcccccttCTGTCTGCCTTCCTAGggaacaacgggggggggggctgcctgccagcttcctcctccttagaatCAGACTTGTCTTTGCAGAActcagcgaggaggaggaggag encodes:
- the C17H11orf98 gene encoding uncharacterized protein C11orf98 homolog codes for the protein MGATGKINRPRTELQKNLFKRRRVLSKQKRKKHRIVGAVVDEGLITIHHLKKRSSSSRANITLSGKKKRKLLKQIRHSTKEKTEMQVDLSAGPNKNAQSGKRQKKKKNGEKTAGPDVEMAEVEPAAEPGSSDLPLQS